In the genome of Myxococcus stipitatus, one region contains:
- a CDS encoding pyruvate carboxylase produces MAQTSLRPIQKVLCANRGEIAIRVFRACNELGIRTVAIYSDEDRTHEHRHKADEAYRVGHGKRPVEAYLGIEEILDVAVRAGVDAIHPGYGFLSENALFAEACERRGIRFIGPSSAVVRTMGDKVAAKQLAKQVGVPTVPGTTLEGNDARVLAQAREFFAEHGGPVLVKAAHGGGGRGMRVVREEKDLEAALASARSEAQSAFGSSAVFLEKFLEKVRHIEVQLLGDLHGNLVHLHERDCSVQRRHQKVIEIAPAPNLSPALKHAICDAAVRLAREAGYSSAGTAEFLVSDDHFYFIECNARLQVEHTVTEQVTGVDLVQSQIRIAEGYALSAPEVGIPSQESLQPRGYAVQLRVTTEDPSNNFMPDAGIITAWRAATGFGIRLDGSNGYTNAHISPYYDSMLVKVIAYAPTFQGAVMKGQRALREFRIRGVKTNLPFLENVLRHPAFQKGETYTRFIDETPELFQLAPRRDRASKLLTYLAEVIVNGHPTIKKHQRLKPNQFLEPRLPVAPPGAPPRGTAQILAEKGPRGLAEWVLAQKRVLLTDTTMRDAHQSLLATRMRTRDVLRVAPATAHLASDLFSLESWGGATFDTAYRFLNEDPWARLRALKAAAPNLLLQMLLRGANAVGYTSYPNNVVEAFIDEAAEAGVDVFRIFDSLNDLGSMEVSINRVIKTGKVAEVAICYTGDVANPKRKKYTLDYYADLAKRIEDSGAHFLCIKDMAGLLRPRAAANLMDRLREVTRLPIHLHMHDTAGNGIASYLEAIEHGVHIVDVALGSMAGLTSQPSLNALVSALRGHPRETGLANARLQPLANYWEDVREYYAPFESGLKSTTSEVYYHEIPGGQYSNLRPQVAEMGLLNRWNDVKDAFALVNVLVGDIPKVTPSSKMVGDFAIFLLKNDLMVRAATLAEAATLTHAKLIAEAPRLDFPSSVVGYFRGELGQPPNGFPEDLRTAVLKGLPRVEGRPSASLPPLDLEALRAELTKKTGQPISRVDAISSALYPRVMAGYLDDAARFEDVSILDTPNYFYGMEVGQEIWVDLEPGKTLVISLSAVGEPDEDGLRTVYFALNGHNRTVQVRDRSRAARVEARRQADRSNPNHVAASMPGTVIALHVKSGAAVEAGAPLVTLEAMKMETVVRAPRAGTIAEVATTLKASVQGGDLLAVLQ; encoded by the coding sequence ATGGCTCAGACCTCCCTACGCCCTATTCAGAAAGTGCTGTGCGCCAACCGCGGTGAGATCGCCATCCGCGTGTTTCGCGCGTGCAACGAGCTGGGTATTCGAACCGTTGCCATCTACAGCGATGAGGACCGCACCCACGAGCACCGGCACAAGGCGGATGAGGCCTACCGCGTGGGTCACGGCAAACGCCCCGTGGAGGCCTATCTCGGCATCGAGGAGATCCTCGACGTGGCCGTGCGCGCGGGCGTGGACGCCATCCACCCGGGCTACGGCTTCCTCTCGGAGAACGCCCTCTTCGCCGAGGCCTGTGAGCGCCGAGGCATCCGCTTCATCGGCCCCAGCTCCGCGGTGGTGCGGACCATGGGCGACAAGGTCGCGGCCAAGCAGCTCGCGAAGCAGGTGGGCGTGCCCACGGTGCCCGGCACCACGCTGGAAGGGAACGACGCGCGCGTGCTGGCCCAGGCCCGGGAGTTCTTCGCCGAGCACGGCGGCCCCGTGCTCGTGAAGGCGGCCCACGGCGGCGGTGGGCGCGGCATGCGCGTGGTGCGCGAGGAGAAGGACCTGGAGGCGGCGCTGGCCTCGGCGCGCTCGGAGGCCCAGAGCGCGTTCGGCTCGTCGGCGGTGTTCCTGGAGAAGTTCCTGGAGAAGGTGCGTCACATCGAGGTCCAGCTCCTGGGCGACCTGCACGGCAACCTGGTCCACCTCCACGAGCGCGACTGCTCCGTGCAGCGCCGACACCAGAAGGTCATCGAGATCGCCCCCGCGCCCAACCTGTCCCCGGCGCTCAAGCACGCCATCTGCGACGCGGCCGTGCGGCTGGCGCGGGAGGCGGGCTACAGCAGCGCGGGCACGGCGGAGTTCCTCGTCTCCGACGACCACTTCTACTTCATCGAGTGCAACGCGCGCCTCCAGGTGGAGCACACCGTCACCGAGCAGGTCACGGGCGTGGACCTGGTGCAGAGCCAGATCCGCATCGCGGAGGGCTACGCGCTGAGCGCGCCGGAGGTGGGCATTCCCTCGCAGGAGTCCCTCCAGCCTCGCGGCTACGCGGTGCAGCTGCGCGTCACCACCGAGGACCCGTCCAACAACTTCATGCCGGACGCGGGCATCATCACCGCGTGGCGCGCGGCCACGGGCTTCGGCATCCGGCTGGACGGCTCGAACGGCTACACCAACGCGCACATCTCCCCGTACTACGACTCCATGCTGGTGAAGGTCATCGCCTACGCCCCGACGTTCCAGGGCGCGGTGATGAAGGGCCAGCGCGCGCTGCGCGAGTTCCGCATCCGAGGCGTGAAGACCAACCTCCCCTTCCTGGAGAACGTGCTGCGGCACCCCGCGTTCCAGAAGGGCGAGACGTACACGCGCTTCATCGACGAGACGCCGGAGCTGTTCCAGCTGGCGCCCCGCCGGGACCGCGCCAGCAAGCTGCTCACCTACCTGGCCGAGGTCATCGTCAACGGCCACCCCACCATCAAGAAGCACCAGCGGCTCAAGCCGAACCAGTTCCTGGAGCCGCGCCTCCCGGTGGCGCCTCCGGGCGCCCCGCCCCGAGGCACCGCGCAGATCCTCGCGGAGAAGGGACCTCGGGGCCTGGCCGAGTGGGTGCTGGCGCAGAAGCGCGTGCTGCTGACGGACACGACGATGCGGGACGCGCACCAGTCGCTGCTCGCCACGCGCATGCGCACGCGGGACGTGCTGCGCGTGGCGCCGGCCACCGCGCACCTGGCGTCGGACCTGTTCAGCCTGGAGAGCTGGGGCGGCGCGACGTTCGACACCGCGTACCGCTTCCTCAACGAGGACCCGTGGGCCCGCCTGCGCGCGCTCAAGGCCGCGGCGCCCAACCTGCTGCTCCAGATGCTCCTGCGCGGCGCCAACGCCGTGGGCTACACGAGCTACCCGAACAACGTCGTGGAGGCGTTCATCGACGAGGCCGCCGAGGCCGGTGTGGATGTCTTCCGCATCTTCGACAGCCTCAACGACCTGGGCAGCATGGAGGTCTCCATCAACCGCGTCATCAAGACGGGCAAGGTGGCGGAGGTGGCCATCTGCTACACGGGCGACGTCGCGAACCCCAAGCGCAAGAAGTACACGCTGGACTACTACGCGGACCTGGCGAAGCGCATCGAGGACTCGGGCGCGCACTTCCTCTGCATCAAGGACATGGCGGGCCTGCTGCGCCCCCGCGCCGCGGCGAACCTGATGGACCGGCTGCGCGAGGTGACGCGGCTGCCCATCCACCTGCACATGCATGACACCGCGGGCAACGGCATCGCCAGCTACCTGGAGGCCATCGAGCACGGGGTGCACATCGTCGACGTGGCGCTGGGCAGCATGGCGGGCCTCACCAGCCAGCCCAGCCTCAATGCCCTGGTGAGCGCGCTGCGTGGACACCCGCGCGAGACGGGGCTCGCCAACGCCCGGCTCCAACCGCTCGCCAACTACTGGGAGGACGTGCGCGAGTACTACGCCCCCTTCGAGAGCGGCCTCAAGAGCACGACGAGCGAGGTCTACTACCACGAGATTCCCGGCGGCCAGTACTCCAACCTCCGGCCCCAGGTCGCGGAGATGGGGCTGCTCAACCGGTGGAACGACGTGAAGGATGCCTTCGCGCTCGTCAACGTGCTGGTGGGCGACATCCCCAAGGTGACGCCGTCGTCGAAGATGGTGGGTGACTTCGCCATCTTCCTCTTGAAGAACGACCTGATGGTGCGCGCGGCCACGCTCGCGGAGGCGGCGACGCTCACGCACGCGAAGCTCATCGCGGAGGCGCCCCGGCTGGACTTCCCCTCCAGCGTGGTGGGCTACTTCCGAGGGGAGCTGGGCCAGCCGCCGAACGGCTTCCCCGAGGACCTGCGCACGGCGGTGCTCAAGGGCCTGCCGCGTGTCGAGGGCCGCCCCTCCGCGAGCCTCCCGCCGCTGGACCTGGAGGCCCTGCGCGCCGAGCTGACGAAGAAGACGGGCCAGCCCATCTCCCGCGTGGACGCCATCTCCAGCGCGCTCTACCCCCGCGTCATGGCGGGCTACCTGGACGACGCGGCCCGGTTCGAGGATGTCTCCATCCTCGACACGCCCAACTACTTCTACGGCATGGAGGTGGGTCAGGAGATCTGGGTCGACCTGGAACCAGGCAAGACGCTGGTCATCAGCCTGTCGGCCGTCGGCGAGCCGGACGAGGACGGCCTGCGCACCGTCTACTTCGCGCTGAACGGACACAACCGCACGGTGCAGGTCCGGGACCGCAGCCGCGCGGCGCGCGTGGAGGCCCGGCGTCAGGCGGACCGCTCCAATCCCAACCATGTCGCCGCGAGCATGCCGGGCACCGTCATCGCCCTGCACGTCAAGTCCGGGGCGGCCGTGGAGGCGGGGGCGCCGCTCGTCACGCTGGAGGCGATGAAGATGGAGACGGTGGTGCGTGCGCCTCGCGCGGGCACCATCGCGGAGGTGGCCACCACGCTGAAGGCCTCCGTCCAGGGCGGGGACCTGCTCGCCGTGCTGCAATAG
- a CDS encoding cytochrome P450: MDTSVSSSSGRRLAGPRGLPVLGSFFPMLSEPLALANKLHARYGDVSLIRVYKTPIAFLRNPVDVKRVLIDEPQTFPKPLIDNPFNGNGLTVSRGDHWKRQRHMVQPLFHKEKVRLWSGIFSEELAKSVERWKEMGARGESFDMYTEGARLMFGVMWRTCFDEQPEIAYFDRIMDAIDVFGRRVSPLSVLLYNLVPRMDPRHERVYTSVKLINGWIYERIGKRRGRGTEDGDITLLSMLVEAKARDSGESMNDKEVRDEIVNLFGASFEMIATSLTWAIHACTQHPEVTQAIRDEVQGVTGGAPPRYEDVAKMPYTHRVVQEINRLCPPAWTILRETANEVEVGGVMLPKATQLLLCPYAIHRHPDHWKDAETFDPDRFLPERLSGMHKGAYVPFGAGSRICVGQHMSLVDTVQTLAAVLQELDVEYLGKTPVEWQTRLTFVPKHGMPVRMRARQR; encoded by the coding sequence ATGGACACCTCAGTCTCCTCATCCTCCGGGCGCCGCCTCGCCGGCCCCCGGGGACTGCCCGTGCTGGGAAGCTTCTTTCCGATGTTGAGTGAGCCGCTGGCCTTGGCCAACAAGCTCCACGCCCGTTACGGCGATGTGTCCTTGATACGGGTCTACAAGACCCCCATCGCCTTCCTGCGCAACCCCGTGGACGTGAAGCGGGTGCTCATCGACGAGCCCCAGACCTTCCCCAAGCCGCTCATCGACAACCCCTTCAACGGCAACGGGCTCACGGTGAGCCGGGGAGACCACTGGAAGCGGCAGCGGCACATGGTCCAGCCGCTGTTCCACAAGGAGAAGGTGCGGCTGTGGTCCGGCATCTTCAGCGAAGAGCTGGCGAAGTCCGTGGAGCGCTGGAAGGAGATGGGCGCCCGGGGCGAGTCCTTCGACATGTACACCGAAGGCGCGCGCCTGATGTTCGGCGTGATGTGGCGCACCTGCTTCGATGAGCAGCCGGAGATCGCCTACTTCGACCGCATCATGGACGCCATCGACGTCTTCGGGCGGCGCGTCTCCCCGTTGTCGGTGCTCCTCTACAACCTCGTGCCCCGGATGGACCCTCGGCACGAGCGTGTGTACACGTCCGTCAAGCTCATCAACGGGTGGATCTACGAGCGGATCGGGAAGCGGCGGGGGCGGGGCACCGAGGATGGAGACATCACGCTGCTGTCCATGCTCGTGGAGGCGAAGGCGCGGGACTCCGGCGAGTCGATGAACGACAAGGAGGTGCGCGACGAGATCGTCAACCTCTTCGGCGCGAGCTTCGAGATGATCGCCACGTCCCTCACGTGGGCCATCCACGCCTGCACCCAGCATCCCGAAGTCACCCAGGCCATTCGCGACGAGGTCCAGGGGGTGACGGGAGGCGCGCCGCCCCGCTACGAGGACGTGGCGAAGATGCCGTACACCCACCGCGTGGTGCAGGAGATCAACCGGCTGTGTCCTCCGGCGTGGACCATCCTCCGCGAGACGGCGAACGAGGTGGAGGTCGGCGGGGTGATGCTGCCCAAGGCGACGCAGCTGCTCCTGTGCCCCTACGCCATCCACCGTCACCCGGACCACTGGAAGGACGCGGAGACGTTCGACCCGGACCGCTTCCTGCCGGAGCGGCTCTCCGGCATGCACAAGGGCGCCTACGTGCCGTTCGGCGCGGGGAGCCGCATCTGCGTGGGCCAGCACATGTCCCTGGTGGACACGGTGCAGACGCTGGCGGCGGTGCTCCAGGAGCTCGACGTGGAGTACCTGGGCAAGACGCCGGTGGAATGGCAGACGCGCCTGACGTTCGTGCCGAAGCACGGCATGCCCGTCCGGATGCGCGCCCGCCAGCGCTGA
- a CDS encoding MFS transporter, with protein MRFLRELRSVLNLTVLVAGLGYFVDLFDITLFGVVRAASLRDIGITQPEEVLSKGILIYNCQMVGMMVGGLLWGVLADKRGRLSVMFGSILLYSFANLANAFAWDVTSYAVFRFLGGVGLAGELGAAITLVAESLPKEKRGLGTTVVATLGMLGIVAAAFVGQHLHWKTAYLTGGFMGLALLFARFKVSESELFTKKTDPSRANPLLLLQGGRFLKYVCCILIGVPIYFTTGILFTFAPELTAGLNVQGTVTAGNAILYGSIGLTLGDLLAGLFSQWLKSRKRAVALNLVGGFLLMLVYGLTPGLTSTTVYLLTFLIGIMVGYWAVLVTMAAEQFGTNIRGTVATTVPNFVRGSAVFAATGFAYLKGHISVPAAAITVGSICFGLALLALTRLEETFHRDLDYEESAPDAVPVGSSQPS; from the coding sequence ATGCGATTCCTGCGTGAGCTGCGCTCGGTCCTCAACCTGACGGTGCTGGTGGCCGGGCTGGGCTACTTCGTCGACCTCTTCGACATCACGTTGTTCGGCGTGGTCCGCGCCGCGTCGCTCCGGGACATCGGCATCACGCAGCCGGAGGAGGTGCTGTCCAAGGGCATCCTCATCTACAACTGCCAGATGGTGGGGATGATGGTGGGCGGGCTGCTGTGGGGCGTGCTCGCGGACAAGCGCGGGCGCCTCTCGGTGATGTTCGGCTCCATCCTGCTCTATTCGTTCGCCAACCTGGCCAACGCCTTCGCGTGGGACGTGACGAGCTACGCCGTGTTTCGCTTCCTGGGCGGCGTGGGCCTGGCGGGTGAGCTGGGCGCGGCCATCACCCTGGTCGCGGAGTCCCTGCCCAAGGAGAAGCGCGGCCTGGGCACCACCGTGGTGGCGACGCTCGGCATGCTGGGAATCGTCGCGGCGGCCTTCGTGGGCCAGCACCTGCACTGGAAGACGGCGTATCTCACCGGCGGCTTCATGGGCCTGGCCCTGCTGTTCGCCCGCTTCAAGGTCTCCGAGTCGGAGCTCTTCACCAAGAAGACGGACCCGTCCCGCGCCAACCCGCTGCTGCTCCTCCAGGGGGGCCGCTTCCTCAAGTACGTCTGCTGCATCCTGATTGGCGTGCCCATCTACTTCACCACGGGCATCCTCTTCACCTTCGCGCCGGAGCTGACGGCGGGCCTCAACGTCCAGGGCACCGTGACGGCCGGCAACGCCATCCTCTACGGATCCATCGGCCTGACGCTCGGAGACCTCCTGGCGGGCCTGTTCAGCCAGTGGCTCAAGAGCCGCAAGCGCGCGGTGGCGCTGAACCTGGTGGGCGGCTTCCTGCTGATGCTCGTCTACGGCCTGACGCCGGGGCTCACCAGCACCACCGTCTACCTCCTCACCTTCCTCATCGGCATCATGGTGGGCTACTGGGCGGTGCTCGTGACGATGGCGGCCGAGCAGTTCGGCACCAACATCCGCGGCACGGTGGCGACGACGGTGCCCAACTTCGTCCGAGGCTCCGCCGTCTTCGCCGCCACCGGATTCGCCTATCTCAAGGGCCACATCTCCGTGCCCGCGGCGGCCATCACCGTGGGCTCCATCTGCTTCGGCCTCGCGCTGCTCGCGCTGACGCGGCTGGAGGAGACGTTCCACCGCGACCTCGACTACGAGGAGTCCGCGCCCGACGCCGTCCCCGTGGGCTCCTCGCAGCCGTCCTGA
- a CDS encoding SBBP repeat-containing protein, whose amino-acid sequence MRGLKGMRGGLLAGVLALLGCQGEEPAFGAGSEEGQGARGLTSTCVNVVPVMTGNTTPSGIVTASGVLGPDDPTYAPWKAFDGSYTFWLSGYGQSPAWLAYEFGGGKKVTVSRYAIQFSNGSVTSRAPKAWTLEGWNGTAWVVLDARSNQVTWAGNERREFTIATPGAYLKYRLKATDDNDPNLPIVTLSIGGLELIDCLSYTATPSEWTRLMGLQGGVTLLSDMAGDAGGRIYTTGSTTVAMAGQPLVGTTDSFLSLHYPNGTRVFTQQIGAPGKATVGFAVARNRSFEEIYVAGYTNGSIQGTPLTGKRDAFITRYRYTGVWGWTRQLGVAGAYTDALGVSVDAANNAFLAGTTTGNLDGNTRVGVIDGFVAKYDPAGNRLWTRQFGAALGNVMPTRAVADDAGNVYVSGYTDSGMDGLARTGTQDAFLMKFDGSGVKQWTRMLGVANTQTWLDGSMLDSAGNVYVTGFGAGGLDGLPNVTEGRKPYVVKFSPAGVKQWVWEHDSGAGAWARNGFAASDGIYVTGSAWGDMTSTSSVVASVPHTFVAKLDFNGVPQFIHQQEPATYFEDPRAVYATGVVVDDEDRVFVGGYVEGDWGGQVKQGFKDLFITKLAP is encoded by the coding sequence ATGCGCGGACTGAAAGGGATGCGAGGCGGTTTGCTGGCGGGAGTGCTGGCGCTCCTCGGCTGCCAGGGAGAGGAGCCTGCCTTCGGGGCGGGCTCGGAGGAAGGGCAGGGGGCGCGGGGGCTGACCTCCACCTGCGTCAACGTGGTGCCGGTGATGACGGGGAACACGACGCCCTCGGGCATCGTCACCGCGTCGGGGGTGCTCGGGCCCGACGACCCGACCTATGCGCCGTGGAAGGCGTTCGACGGCAGCTACACCTTCTGGCTCTCCGGTTATGGCCAGTCACCCGCGTGGCTGGCGTACGAGTTCGGCGGCGGCAAGAAGGTGACGGTGAGCCGCTACGCCATCCAGTTCTCGAATGGCTCGGTCACCTCGCGTGCGCCGAAGGCGTGGACGCTGGAGGGCTGGAACGGCACCGCGTGGGTGGTGCTGGATGCGCGGAGCAATCAAGTCACCTGGGCGGGCAACGAGCGGCGCGAGTTCACCATCGCCACCCCCGGCGCGTACTTGAAGTACCGGCTGAAGGCGACGGATGACAATGACCCCAACCTGCCCATCGTGACGCTGTCCATCGGTGGGTTGGAGTTGATCGACTGCCTCTCCTACACAGCCACTCCCTCGGAGTGGACGCGGCTCATGGGGTTGCAGGGCGGTGTCACCCTCCTCAGCGACATGGCGGGAGATGCGGGAGGGCGCATCTACACCACGGGCTCCACCACCGTGGCGATGGCCGGACAGCCCCTGGTGGGCACCACGGACAGCTTCCTCTCGCTGCACTACCCGAATGGCACCCGCGTGTTCACCCAGCAGATTGGCGCGCCGGGGAAGGCGACCGTGGGCTTCGCCGTCGCGCGGAACCGGAGCTTCGAGGAGATCTACGTCGCGGGGTACACGAACGGCTCCATCCAAGGCACGCCCCTCACGGGGAAGCGAGATGCGTTCATCACGCGCTACCGCTACACGGGCGTGTGGGGTTGGACACGGCAGCTCGGTGTCGCGGGGGCCTACACGGATGCCTTGGGCGTGTCGGTAGATGCCGCGAACAACGCCTTCCTGGCGGGCACGACGACGGGCAACCTGGATGGGAACACGCGGGTGGGCGTCATCGACGGCTTTGTCGCCAAGTATGACCCGGCGGGAAACCGCCTGTGGACCCGCCAGTTCGGCGCGGCCCTGGGGAATGTCATGCCGACGCGCGCCGTGGCGGACGACGCGGGCAATGTCTACGTCTCCGGCTACACGGACTCGGGCATGGATGGCCTCGCGCGCACGGGGACGCAGGACGCGTTCCTCATGAAGTTCGACGGGAGCGGCGTGAAGCAGTGGACGCGGATGCTGGGCGTGGCGAACACCCAGACCTGGTTGGATGGCTCCATGCTGGATTCGGCGGGGAACGTGTATGTGACGGGCTTTGGGGCGGGAGGGCTCGATGGGCTCCCCAACGTCACCGAGGGGCGCAAGCCCTATGTCGTGAAGTTCAGCCCCGCGGGCGTCAAGCAGTGGGTCTGGGAGCATGACTCCGGCGCTGGGGCCTGGGCCCGGAACGGCTTCGCGGCCTCCGACGGCATCTATGTGACGGGGAGCGCCTGGGGCGACATGACGTCGACGTCGAGCGTGGTGGCGAGCGTGCCTCACACCTTCGTGGCGAAGCTGGACTTCAATGGCGTGCCCCAGTTCATCCATCAGCAGGAGCCCGCGACGTACTTCGAGGACCCCAGGGCCGTGTACGCCACGGGGGTGGTCGTGGACGACGAGGACAGGGTCTTCGTGGGGGGCTACGTCGAGGGCGACTGGGGTGGCCAGGTGAAGCAGGGTTTCAAGGACTTGTTCATCACGAAGCTGGCTCCGTAG
- a CDS encoding FlgO family outer membrane protein has product MKGAPAVLLLLLPLHLALGAAPSRPPRGPVAVMPFRNLNEDAALNWLARGLAETLVSDLRASGNLVLVEREQLDAAVAELKLQAETLTTESSAVRVGRLVGARTMVIGSIQRAQDTLRINARFIDVETGTVLDTAKVTGRAERVFALQDEVATRLLGTPVKPRAKRPSGPQAVRALVNYGRALDTKSEDERAAQLRATLSAEPSFEYARDELTRMEDLARRTAPRREAMDASLRARMQDPAVPGDQRALAALNLLTLNHSRARWRTLLQDADRVLQLRLPDFHGQLPAEKAAFARIAALEALRDWDALFEEGDAFLRTYPHGPMANAIDGLLRGALLTRAHQESSLREALEEVLQLERSAAETITQLERQGRPTTEVRRELDINRCTAFGRRALREHVLRPCRAYYERWGLGTTPRAQVAAREAREAEIIALRSLRRFTEVRERLAAFRAEDPEGERQSLVKGVGLPLRRDEEE; this is encoded by the coding sequence ATGAAGGGCGCGCCCGCGGTGTTGCTGCTCCTCCTGCCGCTCCACCTCGCGCTCGGGGCGGCCCCGTCGCGTCCACCGCGAGGCCCCGTGGCGGTGATGCCCTTTCGCAACCTCAACGAGGACGCCGCGCTGAACTGGCTCGCGAGAGGACTGGCGGAGACGCTGGTCTCCGACCTTCGCGCCAGCGGAAACCTGGTGCTGGTGGAGCGGGAGCAGCTCGACGCCGCCGTCGCGGAGCTGAAGCTCCAGGCGGAGACGCTCACCACCGAATCGTCGGCTGTCCGCGTGGGACGGCTCGTCGGTGCGCGCACCATGGTCATCGGCAGCATCCAGCGCGCCCAGGACACGCTGCGCATCAACGCGCGCTTCATCGACGTGGAGACCGGAACCGTGCTGGACACCGCCAAGGTCACCGGACGAGCGGAGCGCGTGTTCGCCTTGCAGGATGAGGTGGCCACGCGGCTGCTCGGGACGCCCGTGAAGCCTCGCGCGAAGCGGCCCTCGGGCCCCCAGGCCGTGCGGGCCCTGGTGAACTACGGCCGCGCCCTCGACACGAAGTCCGAGGACGAGCGCGCCGCGCAGCTGCGCGCCACCCTGTCGGCGGAGCCCTCCTTCGAGTACGCCCGCGATGAGCTGACGCGCATGGAGGATCTCGCCCGGCGGACCGCGCCTCGGCGCGAGGCAATGGATGCCAGCTTGCGCGCCAGGATGCAGGACCCAGCGGTCCCTGGAGACCAGCGCGCCCTGGCGGCGCTGAATCTGCTGACCCTCAATCACTCCCGGGCACGCTGGCGCACGCTTCTCCAGGACGCGGATCGTGTCCTCCAGTTGAGGCTTCCTGACTTTCACGGTCAACTCCCAGCGGAGAAAGCCGCGTTCGCTCGCATCGCGGCGTTGGAGGCACTGCGCGACTGGGATGCGCTGTTCGAGGAAGGTGACGCGTTCCTGCGAACCTATCCTCATGGACCGATGGCCAATGCCATCGACGGTCTCCTCCGCGGCGCCCTCCTGACTCGGGCCCACCAAGAGAGCAGCCTCCGGGAGGCTCTCGAAGAAGTCCTCCAGTTGGAACGGAGTGCCGCCGAAACCATCACCCAACTCGAGCGCCAGGGACGTCCCACCACCGAGGTGCGGCGTGAACTCGACATCAACCGCTGCACGGCCTTCGGCAGGCGAGCGCTGCGTGAACACGTGCTGCGTCCCTGCCGCGCCTACTACGAGCGGTGGGGACTGGGAACAACGCCCCGCGCGCAAGTCGCGGCACGCGAGGCCCGGGAGGCGGAGATCATCGCACTGCGCTCCCTCCGGCGCTTCACGGAGGTTCGCGAGCGGCTCGCCGCCTTCCGAGCCGAGGACCCCGAAGGAGAGCGCCAGAGCCTCGTGAAAGGCGTGGGGCTCCCCCTCCGGCGTGACGAAGAGGAATGA
- a CDS encoding CsgG/HfaB family protein produces the protein MNRTTPGQAPPEPDEPVPTSTRVVAGTLYAEEAEPARSRRPLISSIGTAVLVALGLAVPGVAALLLRPEPSVPTDTVARTSDAVSPAPPTPTPGGPVRVCVLEFRDLSGTPGLAPLKQALVESVVTDIGQVPGLRLIERGQLDLPLEEQDFTQGSRVDPETRARLGRIVGAEVVVLGSFQQAGSVLRASARFVHVETGEVLDTARVEGRALEPFEVQDALAAEVRALLPRLLQRLRP, from the coding sequence GTGAACAGGACCACTCCGGGCCAAGCGCCACCTGAGCCAGACGAACCCGTCCCCACGTCGACACGCGTCGTCGCCGGAACGCTGTACGCCGAGGAGGCCGAGCCAGCCCGCTCGCGCCGCCCGCTCATCTCCAGCATCGGGACCGCCGTGCTGGTGGCGCTCGGGCTCGCCGTTCCGGGAGTGGCCGCGCTCCTGCTTCGCCCCGAGCCCTCCGTCCCGACCGACACGGTCGCCCGAACGTCCGACGCGGTTTCCCCCGCGCCCCCCACCCCGACGCCAGGCGGCCCCGTGCGGGTCTGCGTGCTCGAGTTCCGAGACCTGAGTGGGACACCCGGGCTCGCGCCGTTGAAACAGGCCCTGGTGGAAAGCGTGGTCACCGACATCGGACAGGTGCCGGGCTTGCGACTCATCGAACGGGGGCAACTCGACCTTCCTCTCGAGGAACAGGACTTCACACAGGGCTCGCGAGTCGACCCGGAGACTCGGGCCCGGCTCGGACGGATTGTCGGCGCGGAGGTGGTGGTGCTCGGCAGCTTCCAGCAGGCGGGCTCGGTCCTGCGTGCCTCGGCGAGGTTCGTTCATGTCGAGACCGGGGAGGTGCTCGACACGGCGCGAGTGGAGGGACGCGCGCTCGAGCCCTTCGAGGTCCAGGATGCACTCGCCGCCGAGGTCCGCGCCTTGCTGCCCCGCCTGCTCCAGAGGCTGAGACCATGA